In Epilithonimonas zeae, a single window of DNA contains:
- the tsaB gene encoding tRNA (adenosine(37)-N6)-threonylcarbamoyltransferase complex dimerization subunit type 1 TsaB, with translation MKILHIETSSKNCSVAISDGEEILCLCEEVSDNYKQSESLHSFVEWALEGAEISLKDLDAISLGKGPGSYTGLRIGAASAKGFCYGLKLPLIAINSLDSMVEEFVNQGFELIIPLIDARRMEVYTAFFDGTSGEIIKETEAKILDENSFAELADKKVLFIGDGAKKAQEILNLPNAEFKSDIYPSAKGLIKKSVKKFNQKDFESVAYFEPFYLKDFQGIKKADRIKKS, from the coding sequence ATGAAAATCCTCCACATAGAAACCTCGTCCAAAAACTGTTCTGTTGCCATTTCTGATGGCGAAGAAATCCTTTGTCTTTGCGAAGAAGTTTCTGATAATTATAAACAATCTGAAAGCCTACATTCCTTTGTAGAATGGGCTTTGGAAGGCGCAGAAATTTCCCTGAAAGATTTGGATGCTATTTCTCTTGGGAAAGGTCCGGGTTCTTACACAGGACTCAGGATTGGTGCCGCTTCTGCGAAAGGTTTTTGTTATGGTTTAAAGCTTCCGTTGATTGCGATTAATTCCTTGGATTCTATGGTTGAAGAATTTGTGAATCAGGGTTTTGAATTAATTATTCCTTTGATTGATGCAAGAAGAATGGAAGTTTACACCGCATTTTTTGATGGAACTTCCGGCGAAATAATAAAGGAAACCGAAGCTAAAATTTTGGATGAAAATTCCTTTGCAGAATTAGCGGATAAGAAAGTTTTGTTCATTGGCGATGGTGCAAAAAAAGCTCAGGAAATCCTTAATCTTCCAAATGCAGAATTCAAATCCGATATTTATCCTTCCGCAAAAGGTCTGATTAAAAAATCGGTTAAGAAATTCAATCAAAAAGATTTTGAAAGTGTGGCTTATTTTGAACCTTTTTATCTAAAAGATTTTCAGGGAATCAAGAAAGCAGACCGCATAAAAAAATCCTGA
- a CDS encoding PQQ-dependent sugar dehydrogenase: protein MLKSTLPFFLSLIGAFYSCQSKGKPSKVSAIEEKANTNYKPAFAGQTRITPVKTTTPYNVEVLNTSLGKPWGIINLPDGKFLITEKTGFMNVVSADGKQVSKINGFPKVDAKGQGGMLDVALDPDFKTNNIIYFSFSEPYEGGNHTAVGKGKLSSDLKTISDVKVIFRATPTYDGDKHYGSRLVFDKDGTLFVSTGERSDKQTRVYAQKTDNYLGKILKITKDGQPAAGNPFIGKDGYKPEIFAYGIRSPQGLALDEKGQLWDIEMGPRGGDEINLIQAGKNYGWGDVTYGIEYSGEKINNGTTQKAGTEQPVYYWDPVVSPSGVTFYTGNIEEWKNNLFIGCLSGEHINRIVIKDNKVVGEERLLLDQKERFRDVLNGMDGNLYGITDSGKLYRISKK, encoded by the coding sequence ATGTTAAAATCCACACTCCCTTTTTTCCTTTCATTAATCGGTGCATTTTATTCGTGCCAGAGCAAAGGAAAACCCAGCAAAGTCTCTGCTATAGAGGAAAAAGCGAATACGAATTACAAACCTGCATTTGCAGGACAAACAAGAATAACACCTGTAAAAACTACAACTCCTTACAATGTTGAAGTTTTGAATACTTCTCTCGGAAAACCTTGGGGAATTATCAATTTACCTGACGGCAAATTTTTGATTACCGAGAAAACTGGATTTATGAATGTCGTTTCGGCAGATGGAAAACAAGTTTCGAAAATCAATGGCTTTCCAAAAGTAGATGCTAAAGGACAGGGCGGAATGTTGGACGTTGCATTGGATCCAGATTTTAAAACCAATAATATCATCTATTTCAGTTTTTCTGAGCCTTATGAAGGCGGGAATCATACCGCTGTCGGAAAAGGCAAATTATCTTCTGATCTTAAAACAATTTCTGATGTCAAAGTGATTTTCCGAGCAACACCAACTTACGATGGCGATAAGCACTACGGTAGCCGATTGGTTTTTGACAAAGACGGAACTCTGTTTGTCAGCACAGGCGAAAGATCAGATAAACAAACAAGAGTTTATGCTCAGAAGACAGATAATTATTTAGGTAAAATCCTTAAAATTACCAAAGATGGCCAACCGGCAGCGGGAAATCCATTCATAGGAAAAGATGGTTACAAACCTGAGATTTTCGCATACGGAATCCGTAGTCCGCAAGGTTTGGCCTTGGACGAAAAAGGTCAGCTTTGGGATATCGAAATGGGACCAAGAGGCGGTGACGAAATCAACCTGATTCAAGCTGGAAAAAATTACGGTTGGGGCGATGTGACTTACGGAATTGAATATTCTGGAGAAAAAATCAATAACGGAACAACACAGAAAGCCGGAACAGAACAGCCCGTTTATTATTGGGATCCAGTTGTTTCGCCAAGTGGCGTAACATTTTATACAGGAAATATCGAGGAATGGAAAAATAATCTTTTTATAGGATGTCTAAGTGGCGAACATATTAACAGAATCGTAATTAAGGACAACAAAGTGGTTGGCGAAGAACGATTGCTTCTTGATCAAAAAGAAAGATTCCGAGATGTTTTGAATGGAATGGATGGTAACCTCTACGGAATTACGGATAGCGGTAAATTGTATCGAATTTCTAAAAAATAA
- a CDS encoding BlaI/MecI/CopY family transcriptional regulator — MKEQKLTDTEIVLMEILWQKGKVFMKDILEEYTEPKPAATTIATLLKRMQNKDLIGYKTYGNSREYFPKVKKEDYFQEEMSSMIDRFFNNSVSQFASFFTSNAKLSQKQLKELRDIIDKEITD, encoded by the coding sequence ATGAAAGAACAAAAATTGACAGATACAGAAATTGTTTTGATGGAGATTCTTTGGCAGAAAGGAAAGGTTTTTATGAAAGATATTCTTGAAGAATATACAGAACCAAAACCTGCTGCAACAACCATTGCAACTCTTCTCAAAAGAATGCAGAACAAAGATTTGATAGGCTATAAAACTTATGGAAATTCGAGAGAATATTTTCCAAAAGTGAAAAAAGAAGATTATTTCCAGGAAGAAATGTCTTCTATGATTGACCGTTTTTTTAATAATTCTGTGAGCCAGTTTGCATCATTTTTCACATCAAATGCAAAACTGTCCCAGAAACAATTGAAAGAACTTCGAGACATTATTGACAAAGAAATAACAGACTAA
- a CDS encoding M56 family metallopeptidase: protein MFRFNRFYLLLALVFSYVIPFVKINLPAVSQQKNELIFDEIQTQQLIQTTTQATDFNWMSLIALICGFVSIVLIIKSIISIRKIITLKGKEINYQNQKVKLLDKNLPPFSFWNKIYLNKSYFENQTIDSRIFLHEKTHLVQKHSLDLLFLEILKVISWFNPALYFYKKAMTDNHEFLADESIIQQKNNVKDYQTLILSEILQTKNLKLTHQFNYNNTKKRFIMMTTKKSKFEKTKKIIAVSAFAGLSLLFVQKVYASEIKAENQLNMPELSVESSIKSDTIPQKTEGKNNVKLKNSKKVKTPPTPKEFKENELPIPPPPPPASNITAAQYPEGINSLRKNFSNIFDSSGFVKEKTTVKTNVYISIDENGKTTDVRADGPNPKFNAEAVRAMKQATENVTWKPATENEKPAATVFQLPITMNFQ from the coding sequence ATGTTCCGCTTCAACAGGTTTTATCTTTTGTTGGCTTTGGTGTTTTCTTATGTAATTCCATTTGTGAAAATCAACCTTCCTGCTGTTTCTCAACAGAAAAATGAATTGATTTTTGATGAAATCCAAACTCAACAATTGATTCAGACAACAACTCAAGCGACTGATTTTAATTGGATGAGTTTGATTGCCTTGATCTGTGGATTTGTTTCTATTGTTTTGATAATAAAATCAATCATTTCAATTAGAAAAATTATTACTCTGAAAGGAAAAGAGATTAATTATCAGAATCAGAAAGTAAAATTATTGGACAAAAATTTGCCGCCATTCAGTTTTTGGAACAAAATCTATCTGAACAAAAGTTACTTCGAAAATCAAACCATTGATAGTAGGATTTTCCTTCACGAGAAAACACATTTGGTTCAGAAACATTCTCTCGATCTTTTGTTTTTAGAAATTCTAAAAGTTATTTCCTGGTTCAATCCTGCTTTATATTTTTATAAAAAAGCGATGACAGATAATCACGAGTTTTTGGCGGATGAAAGCATTATTCAACAAAAAAATAATGTGAAAGATTATCAGACATTGATTCTTTCAGAAATTCTCCAAACGAAAAATTTAAAACTGACACACCAATTCAATTACAATAACACCAAAAAACGATTTATTATGATGACCACAAAAAAGTCAAAATTCGAAAAAACAAAAAAAATAATCGCGGTTTCTGCTTTTGCGGGATTGAGTCTTTTGTTTGTTCAAAAAGTTTATGCTTCGGAAATTAAAGCTGAAAATCAACTTAATATGCCGGAATTATCTGTTGAAAGTTCTATAAAATCTGATACGATTCCGCAAAAGACTGAAGGGAAAAATAATGTCAAACTTAAGAATTCAAAAAAAGTAAAGACACCACCAACTCCAAAGGAATTTAAAGAAAACGAATTGCCAATTCCGCCTCCGCCGCCTCCAGCTAGTAATATTACAGCAGCTCAATATCCGGAAGGCATTAATTCGCTTCGCAAGAATTTTTCTAATATTTTTGATTCTTCAGGATTTGTGAAAGAGAAAACAACTGTAAAAACGAATGTCTATATTTCTATTGATGAAAATGGAAAAACAACGGATGTAAGAGCCGATGGACCTAATCCCAAATTCAATGCAGAAGCAGTACGAGCAATGAAACAAGCAACAGAAAATGTAACTTGGAAACCAGCAACAGAAAACGAAAAGCCAGCTGCTACAGTTTTTCAGCTTCCTATTACTATGAATTTTCAATAG
- the uvrB gene encoding excinuclease ABC subunit UvrB, whose amino-acid sequence MQFKLQSEYQPTGDQPQAIEKLVEGINIGEKYQTLLGVTGSGKTFTVANVVANVQRPTIVMAHNKTLAAQLFMEFKEFFPDNAVEYFVSYYDYYQPEAFIASTNTYIEKDLSINEEVEKLRLSAIASLLSGRRDVLIVASVSCIYGVGNPSEFHKSLITIEKNEKLSRTRLLHQLVSALYSRALNEFQRGTFRVKGDVIDIYPAYADTAIRIQFFGDDVEKIQSFDPVSGNVISNFDLINIYPANLFVTTPETMQSAIKQIQDDMVKQVDFFREIEKPLEAKRLEERTELDLEMIRELGYCSGIENYSRYMDGRIPGSRPFCLLDYFPKDFLMVIDESHVTVPQVHAMYGGDRSRKEVLVEHGFRLPAAMDNRPLKFNEFEDMQNQVIYVSATPADYELEKSGGTYIEQIIRPTGLLDPIIEVRPTMNQIDDLIEEIHKRVELDERVLVTTLTKKMAEELTKYFTKVGIRTRYIHSDVETLERIQIMQDLRLGLFDVLVGVNLLREGLDLPEVSLVAILDADKEGMLRSRRSMIQTVGRAARNLNGRAIMYADKMTKSMQATIDETNYRREKQMKYNADNGKVPQALNKKISENLVGRSKDFPDEKYTHKEILREVAETKASYGSEDIEKIVAQKQKEMEAAAKNLDFIKAAKLRDEIAALKA is encoded by the coding sequence ATGCAATTCAAACTTCAATCAGAATATCAACCTACTGGAGACCAGCCTCAAGCGATTGAGAAACTGGTAGAAGGGATTAATATTGGCGAAAAATATCAAACCCTTCTCGGAGTTACCGGTTCCGGAAAAACGTTTACCGTTGCCAATGTGGTTGCCAATGTCCAGCGACCAACAATTGTGATGGCGCATAACAAAACTTTGGCGGCACAGCTTTTTATGGAATTCAAAGAGTTTTTTCCGGATAATGCGGTGGAATATTTTGTAAGTTACTACGACTATTATCAGCCGGAAGCATTCATTGCATCAACCAATACTTATATTGAGAAAGACTTGAGCATCAATGAAGAAGTTGAAAAACTGAGACTTTCTGCCATTGCAAGTTTACTTTCCGGGCGACGAGATGTTTTGATTGTGGCTTCGGTTTCCTGTATTTATGGTGTTGGAAATCCGAGTGAATTCCATAAATCCTTAATCACAATTGAGAAAAACGAAAAATTATCCCGCACAAGATTACTTCATCAATTGGTTAGTGCATTGTATTCCAGAGCACTTAATGAATTTCAGAGAGGTACATTCCGTGTAAAAGGCGATGTGATTGATATTTATCCGGCTTATGCTGATACAGCGATTAGGATTCAGTTTTTTGGAGATGATGTGGAAAAAATTCAAAGTTTTGATCCAGTTTCCGGAAATGTGATTTCGAATTTTGATTTGATTAATATTTATCCGGCTAATCTTTTCGTAACGACACCTGAAACGATGCAAAGTGCCATCAAACAGATTCAGGATGATATGGTAAAGCAGGTTGATTTCTTCCGGGAAATCGAAAAACCTTTGGAAGCCAAACGTTTGGAAGAAAGAACGGAATTAGATTTGGAAATGATTCGTGAACTTGGTTATTGTTCAGGAATTGAGAATTATTCTCGTTATATGGACGGAAGAATTCCGGGCTCCAGGCCTTTCTGTTTGCTGGATTATTTTCCTAAGGATTTCCTGATGGTGATTGATGAAAGTCACGTAACTGTTCCTCAGGTTCACGCGATGTACGGCGGTGACCGAAGCCGAAAAGAAGTTTTGGTGGAACACGGATTCCGTTTGCCTGCTGCGATGGACAACAGACCTTTGAAGTTTAATGAGTTTGAAGATATGCAGAATCAGGTGATCTATGTATCGGCAACACCTGCAGATTACGAATTGGAAAAATCTGGTGGAACTTACATTGAGCAAATCATTCGTCCAACGGGACTTTTGGATCCAATTATAGAAGTTCGTCCAACGATGAATCAGATTGATGATTTAATTGAAGAAATTCACAAAAGAGTGGAACTGGACGAAAGAGTTTTGGTAACGACATTAACAAAAAAAATGGCGGAAGAACTGACCAAATATTTTACAAAAGTCGGAATCCGAACACGATATATCCATTCTGATGTAGAGACTTTGGAAAGAATCCAGATTATGCAGGATTTGCGTTTAGGATTATTCGATGTTTTGGTTGGGGTTAACCTATTAAGAGAAGGGTTAGATTTACCGGAAGTGTCATTAGTTGCGATTCTAGATGCGGATAAGGAAGGAATGTTGCGTTCTCGCCGTTCGATGATTCAGACAGTTGGTAGAGCAGCTAGAAACCTGAATGGTAGAGCAATAATGTATGCTGATAAAATGACAAAATCTATGCAGGCTACGATTGATGAGACCAACTATCGTCGTGAAAAGCAGATGAAATATAATGCTGATAATGGTAAAGTTCCTCAAGCATTGAATAAAAAAATCAGTGAAAATCTAGTTGGTAGAAGCAAAGATTTCCCGGATGAAAAATATACGCACAAAGAAATTTTAAGAGAAGTTGCTGAAACTAAAGCCAGTTATGGAAGTGAGGATATCGAGAAAATCGTGGCTCAAAAGCAGAAAGAAATGGAAGCAGCAGCGAAAAATCTTGACTTTATAAAAGCGGCGAAACTGAGAGATGAGATTGCAGCTCTGAAAGCTTAA
- a CDS encoding lipopolysaccharide kinase InaA family protein, with protein sequence MNFVLSEAYSQYKNDILNILKNFKNEGTVVGHGNRNVVKFFIVNDLKFNFKSFKQHNIINRHVYKYYRKSKSRRSYEYAQMLLDKGFFTPKPVAFIENHDWIGVTSSYYVSEQLEDVFTLSDVLHNDDFTDREKIIKAYTNLIFQLHENGIIFIDNASGNFLIKKTGENFQFFLVDLNRMNFYESIDIDKRLINFERLTNDLETIKIISAEYARLSGNSPEFCLNKIVDFTNKKAFKRKVKKILKFYKYFLPKH encoded by the coding sequence ATGAACTTTGTACTTTCCGAGGCTTATTCTCAATACAAAAACGACATTCTGAACATTTTAAAGAATTTTAAAAATGAAGGAACTGTCGTTGGTCACGGAAATAGAAATGTTGTTAAATTTTTCATTGTTAATGATTTAAAGTTCAATTTCAAATCTTTCAAACAGCACAACATCATCAATCGTCACGTTTACAAATATTATCGAAAATCAAAGTCGAGACGTTCTTATGAGTATGCACAAATGCTTTTGGATAAGGGTTTTTTCACACCAAAACCTGTAGCTTTTATAGAAAATCACGATTGGATTGGTGTAACATCCAGCTATTATGTGAGTGAACAACTTGAAGATGTTTTTACTTTAAGTGATGTTCTTCATAATGATGATTTTACAGACAGAGAGAAAATTATTAAAGCCTATACCAATCTCATTTTCCAGTTGCACGAAAATGGAATTATTTTTATTGATAACGCCTCCGGAAATTTTTTGATCAAGAAAACAGGTGAAAATTTTCAGTTTTTTTTAGTCGATCTGAATAGAATGAATTTTTATGAAAGTATCGATATTGACAAAAGATTAATCAACTTTGAGAGGTTGACCAACGATCTTGAAACCATCAAAATAATTAGTGCAGAATACGCCAGATTATCGGGGAATTCTCCTGAGTTTTGTCTAAATAAGATCGTCGATTTTACTAATAAAAAAGCATTTAAACGTAAGGTAAAGAAAATACTGAAGTTTTATAAATATTTTCTTCCCAAGCATTAA
- a CDS encoding glycosyltransferase family 9 protein, with amino-acid sequence MKKKINALRRSLMRGLTKNIGKSNADIKNNQNIKIKRILISRPNHRLGNLLLLTPLVQEVIKTFPDSKIDLFVKGGVTPIIYKNYENIDRYIQLPKKPFSNLGKYIKGWFQLKFRKYDLAINSNPGSSSGRLSILATNSTFKFFGDHDEELNSKYQDYNHDAKKTIYNLRKFLTELGYPENTSELPSLKLILDKEELETGKENLLKIVQNDKKTICLFTNATGAKIYSEDWWEAFYDKLKSTFPDYNIIELLPVENISKLNFKIPNFYSTDIREMGGFLANCALFIAADNGVMHLASSVNVPTIGLFKVTDETMYKPYNDKSFSINTNNLDLDKVIDLIKTSL; translated from the coding sequence ATGAAGAAAAAAATAAATGCACTTCGGAGATCTCTAATGCGAGGTCTTACCAAGAATATTGGTAAATCTAATGCAGATATTAAAAACAATCAAAATATAAAAATCAAGAGAATTCTGATCTCAAGACCCAATCACAGATTAGGAAATTTACTATTATTGACTCCTCTTGTTCAAGAAGTTATCAAAACCTTTCCTGACAGTAAGATTGATTTGTTTGTTAAAGGTGGCGTAACACCGATTATCTATAAAAATTACGAAAATATTGACAGATATATTCAGCTTCCTAAAAAGCCTTTCAGCAACTTGGGGAAATATATCAAAGGTTGGTTTCAGCTAAAGTTTCGAAAATATGACTTGGCAATCAACTCAAATCCAGGTTCATCTTCCGGTAGATTATCTATTCTTGCGACCAATTCTACTTTCAAATTTTTCGGCGATCACGATGAAGAACTTAATTCAAAATATCAGGATTATAACCACGATGCTAAGAAAACGATTTACAATCTCAGAAAATTCTTAACGGAATTAGGCTATCCAGAAAACACTTCTGAGCTTCCTTCGCTCAAACTTATTTTAGATAAAGAAGAACTTGAAACTGGAAAAGAAAATCTGCTGAAAATAGTACAGAACGATAAGAAAACCATTTGCTTATTCACCAACGCAACGGGCGCAAAAATTTATTCTGAAGATTGGTGGGAAGCCTTCTATGACAAATTAAAATCTACATTTCCAGATTACAATATCATCGAATTGTTGCCTGTGGAAAACATTTCAAAACTGAATTTTAAAATTCCGAATTTCTACAGTACAGACATCCGGGAAATGGGTGGATTTTTGGCCAACTGTGCACTTTTTATTGCCGCTGATAATGGCGTCATGCATCTTGCAAGCTCGGTAAATGTACCTACAATCGGGCTTTTCAAAGTGACAGATGAGACGATGTACAAACCTTATAACGACAAAAGTTTCTCTATCAATACAAATAATTTGGATTTGGATAAAGTAATAGACCTCATCAAAACGTCTTTATAA
- a CDS encoding DUF3820 family protein, with product MNPNILKEICEVRMPFGKYKETILADLPISYLEWFIRNGGFPKGKLGMQLSTIYEIKLNGLMDLLKPLRH from the coding sequence ATCAATCCGAATATCCTGAAAGAAATCTGTGAAGTCAGAATGCCTTTTGGAAAATATAAAGAAACAATTTTAGCCGATTTACCAATCTCTTACCTTGAATGGTTTATCAGAAACGGGGGCTTCCCAAAAGGAAAGTTAGGAATGCAACTTTCCACAATCTACGAGATCAAACTCAATGGATTAATGGATTTGCTAAAACCTCTGAGACATTAA
- a CDS encoding AI-2E family transporter, with amino-acid sequence MSDSGKPIDSVVFKQIALILVICVLVGLICWNLALFIPAVLGAITLYIVCRKYNYYLIEEKNWKPWLSATVLMLASLIILILPVYFIVDMLVAKAGNAQVYMEKFNIFLEKIHQFVYQKVGFDILSKENITKVTNFAGTLSTKALNTTVNTFTVITSMYFILYFMFVKARLFERIVAKAMPFKRKNIQLLGDKFIKLVMANAIGIPVVALGQGVVALIGYWIFGCPSPMLLFALTAVASMLPVVGAAIVYVPVGIFMIAEGQTGPGVGILIYGLVVVGLTDNLLRFTLLKRLEDIHPLVTVFGIILGMNIFGFMGLIFGPILMSITVMLIQVYRDEFSEDDTTQLELPNQDIELENKTDLII; translated from the coding sequence ATGTCAGATTCCGGTAAACCAATAGATTCTGTTGTTTTCAAACAGATTGCATTAATTCTTGTTATATGTGTTTTAGTTGGGTTAATTTGCTGGAATCTGGCATTGTTCATTCCTGCAGTTCTGGGAGCAATTACACTTTATATTGTTTGTAGGAAATATAATTATTATCTGATTGAAGAAAAAAACTGGAAACCGTGGCTATCGGCTACAGTTCTGATGTTAGCATCTTTGATTATTCTGATTCTTCCGGTTTACTTTATTGTAGATATGTTGGTTGCAAAAGCCGGGAATGCGCAGGTTTATATGGAAAAGTTCAATATTTTCCTGGAGAAGATTCACCAGTTTGTTTATCAGAAAGTAGGATTTGATATCTTGAGCAAAGAGAATATTACAAAAGTGACCAATTTTGCAGGAACACTTTCTACGAAAGCTTTGAATACCACTGTGAACACTTTCACAGTAATTACATCAATGTATTTCATTCTGTATTTTATGTTTGTAAAAGCCAGATTATTTGAAAGAATTGTAGCCAAAGCAATGCCTTTTAAAAGAAAAAACATACAGCTTTTAGGAGACAAATTCATAAAACTCGTAATGGCAAACGCGATCGGAATTCCAGTCGTGGCATTAGGACAAGGCGTTGTTGCCTTGATTGGTTATTGGATTTTCGGATGCCCAAGTCCAATGCTCTTATTTGCTTTAACCGCAGTTGCGTCTATGTTACCAGTTGTAGGTGCAGCAATTGTTTATGTTCCGGTTGGGATTTTTATGATTGCTGAAGGACAAACTGGTCCTGGCGTTGGGATTTTGATTTACGGATTGGTAGTAGTTGGTTTAACGGATAATCTTCTGCGATTCACATTACTGAAAAGATTAGAAGATATCCATCCATTAGTGACTGTTTTCGGGATTATTCTCGGGATGAATATTTTTGGTTTCATGGGATTGATCTTTGGTCCGATTCTGATGTCAATTACTGTAATGCTAATTCAGGTTTATAGAGACGAATTTTCAGAAGACGATACTACACAGTTGGAACTTCCGAATCAAGATATTGAACTGGAAAATAAAACCGACTTAATCATATAA
- a CDS encoding beta-carotene 15,15'-monooxygenase, translated as MDNFNEFNSSVPVPEREAGSIISHALEIFKNTFLYCFLAVVIYFLLSLLVQMLTGFDTQLLIEQARESNGNFGYADMIAAPGFAAYTGASFLVTLLLTPVLVSLIYVANKSNFKQPIVISDIFFAYRQNFINIFIYALITQIALTILLFMCVLPAVFVMPFFFLGYPILIFEKASAFDALKKSFDIVQNNYGTILLTALLAGLISIAGVVLCCVGIYLTIPFAYIAMYSTYCAYCGTPRQIEQYK; from the coding sequence ATGGACAATTTTAATGAATTCAATTCTTCTGTGCCTGTGCCGGAAAGAGAGGCAGGAAGCATCATCTCTCACGCTTTAGAAATTTTTAAAAATACGTTTCTATATTGCTTTTTGGCAGTTGTTATTTATTTTTTACTAAGTCTTCTTGTTCAAATGTTAACCGGATTTGACACTCAACTTTTAATTGAACAAGCAAGAGAAAGTAATGGTAATTTTGGTTATGCAGATATGATTGCAGCACCAGGTTTTGCAGCTTATACTGGTGCAAGTTTTTTGGTAACACTTCTTCTAACACCTGTATTGGTAAGTTTGATTTATGTGGCTAACAAGTCCAATTTCAAACAACCAATTGTAATTTCTGATATCTTTTTTGCATACAGACAGAACTTTATTAATATTTTCATTTACGCTTTAATTACTCAGATTGCTCTTACAATTCTACTTTTTATGTGCGTTTTGCCGGCGGTTTTTGTAATGCCTTTCTTTTTCCTTGGCTATCCAATTTTAATTTTTGAAAAGGCAAGTGCTTTTGATGCTTTGAAGAAGTCTTTTGATATTGTTCAAAATAATTATGGCACGATTTTACTTACCGCATTATTGGCTGGTCTTATCAGTATTGCCGGAGTTGTGCTATGTTGTGTTGGGATTTATCTAACGATTCCATTTGCATACATTGCAATGTATTCTACTTACTGTGCATACTGCGGAACACCAAGACAAATAGAACAATACAAATAA
- a CDS encoding aminodeoxychorismate synthase component I, with product MDELSQRKEPFFFLINFLMDEVKIFTKNEIESKALLIDFPNVININYQHTTIPNFEWKSFPETLEHYKKGFELVQKNLRKGNSYLTNYTTKTEIEASLSLEDIFKFSKAKYKVLFKDEFVFFSPETFVEIVDNKIFTHPMKGTIDAEIEDAENILKNDPKEKAEHYTVVDLLRNDLSMVADNVQVKEFQRIDYIKTKQKNLLAMSSEIEGEIKPEYQNKIGTILQKLLPAGSILGAPKSKTLEIILEAEQSERGFYTGIAGYFDGKNLDSCVMIRFIEKENEKLFFKSGGGITHQSDLISEYEEMKNKIYVPIY from the coding sequence ATGGACGAATTATCTCAGCGAAAAGAACCCTTCTTTTTTCTGATTAATTTTTTGATGGATGAGGTCAAAATATTCACAAAAAACGAAATTGAAAGTAAAGCTTTGTTGATTGATTTCCCGAATGTTATAAATATCAATTATCAACACACGACAATTCCGAATTTTGAATGGAAATCATTTCCCGAAACATTAGAACATTATAAAAAAGGATTCGAATTGGTTCAGAAAAATCTCAGAAAAGGAAATTCTTATCTGACCAATTATACCACCAAAACGGAAATTGAAGCAAGTTTAAGTTTAGAAGATATTTTCAAATTTTCAAAGGCAAAATATAAAGTTCTGTTTAAAGATGAATTCGTATTTTTCTCACCTGAAACTTTTGTAGAAATTGTTGATAACAAGATTTTTACGCATCCGATGAAAGGAACAATTGATGCAGAAATAGAAGATGCGGAAAATATTCTGAAAAACGACCCGAAAGAAAAAGCGGAACATTATACGGTTGTCGATTTGTTGAGAAACGATTTGAGTATGGTTGCAGATAACGTTCAGGTTAAAGAATTTCAAAGAATCGATTACATCAAAACCAAGCAAAAAAATCTCTTGGCAATGAGTTCCGAAATCGAAGGTGAAATCAAGCCTGAATATCAAAATAAAATTGGAACCATTCTTCAGAAATTATTGCCGGCAGGCTCAATTCTTGGTGCTCCAAAATCCAAAACTTTGGAAATTATTTTGGAAGCCGAGCAATCTGAAAGAGGATTTTATACAGGAATTGCAGGTTATTTTGACGGCAAGAATCTGGATTCCTGCGTGATGATACGTTTTATTGAAAAAGAGAACGAGAAACTGTTTTTCAAAAGCGGAGGTGGAATTACCCATCAAAGTGACCTTATCAGCGAATACGAAGAAATGAAAAACAAAATCTATGTCCCGATTTATTGA